In the genome of Sphingomonas naphthae, one region contains:
- the glgX gene encoding glycogen debranching protein GlgX encodes MTRLPERLESGSPYPLGSTFNGLGVNFAVFSAHAERMELCLFDETGRHEIARLDLPEWTDEIWHGYLPDARPGLLYGFRANGPYAPEEGHRFNPNKLLLDPYTRRTFGRVRWHDALHGYRVNSPRADLSFDRRDSATYMPKSVVVSHAFDWDADRRPNTPWSETIIYEAHVKGLTQLMESVPAAERGTYRALSHPDLIAHLQRLGITAIELMPVHGFVQDRFLQEKDLVNYWGYNSLAFFAPETRYMHNNHANDLRLAVRRLHAAGIEVILDVVYNHTAEGSELGQTMCFRGLDNATYYRLQKDNPRYCVNDTGTGNTFNLDQPRVLQMVTDSLRYWAEDYHIDGFRFDLGSTLGRTGDGGFDPGASFFDVLRQDPILGRLKLISEPWDIGPGGYQLGNHPPGFAEWNDKFRDSTRRFWRGDAGVRPEFAARLSGSGDLFDRRARRPWASVNYVASHDGQTLTDITRYEQRHNEANGEDNRDGHGDNLSCNWGAEGPTKDAEINSVRERVRRSMLITVLAALGTPMLLAGDEFGRTQQGNNNAYCQDNEISWVDWAQAASKEGESLSAFVRRLILIRKHYPLVRSNAYLYGEEIAPGIRNIDWFDERGEPLSDDDWHNAEGKALVMRRARLTEDGGFEAITMLMNGSQASLDFDLPAPHAYRRLLVDSSDATIGERDVTEKTIAVQDRTAILLYARGSIE; translated from the coding sequence TTGACCCGTCTCCCCGAACGTCTCGAAAGCGGTTCGCCTTATCCTCTCGGCTCGACCTTCAACGGGCTCGGCGTGAATTTCGCGGTGTTTTCGGCCCATGCCGAGCGGATGGAATTGTGCCTGTTCGACGAAACCGGCCGGCACGAGATCGCGCGGCTCGACCTGCCCGAATGGACCGACGAAATCTGGCACGGCTATCTGCCCGACGCGCGCCCCGGCCTGCTCTACGGCTTTCGCGCGAATGGCCCCTACGCGCCCGAGGAGGGGCATCGGTTCAATCCCAACAAGCTGCTGCTGGACCCCTATACCCGCCGCACCTTCGGCCGGGTGCGCTGGCATGACGCGCTGCACGGCTATCGCGTCAATTCGCCGCGCGCCGACCTCAGCTTCGATCGCCGCGACAGCGCCACCTACATGCCGAAATCGGTCGTCGTCTCGCACGCCTTCGATTGGGACGCGGACCGCAGGCCCAACACGCCCTGGTCGGAAACGATCATCTACGAGGCGCACGTCAAGGGCCTCACGCAACTGATGGAGAGCGTGCCCGCCGCCGAGCGGGGCACCTATCGCGCGCTCAGCCACCCCGATCTGATCGCCCATCTCCAGCGGCTGGGCATCACCGCGATCGAGCTGATGCCGGTCCACGGCTTCGTGCAGGACCGGTTTTTGCAGGAGAAGGATCTGGTCAATTATTGGGGCTACAACAGCCTCGCCTTCTTCGCACCCGAAACGCGCTACATGCATAACAACCACGCCAACGACCTGCGGCTGGCGGTGCGCCGGCTGCACGCGGCGGGCATCGAGGTGATCCTCGACGTCGTCTACAACCACACCGCCGAGGGCAGCGAGCTGGGGCAGACGATGTGCTTCCGCGGCCTCGACAACGCCACTTACTATCGGCTCCAGAAGGATAACCCGCGTTACTGCGTGAACGACACCGGCACCGGCAACACCTTCAACCTCGATCAGCCGCGCGTGCTCCAGATGGTGACGGATTCGCTGCGCTACTGGGCGGAGGATTATCATATCGACGGTTTCCGCTTCGATCTGGGATCGACGCTCGGCCGCACCGGCGACGGGGGGTTCGATCCGGGTGCCAGCTTCTTCGATGTGCTGCGGCAGGATCCCATCCTCGGCCGACTGAAGCTCATTTCCGAGCCGTGGGACATCGGCCCCGGCGGCTACCAGCTCGGCAACCATCCGCCGGGCTTCGCCGAATGGAACGACAAGTTCCGCGATTCCACCCGCCGCTTCTGGCGCGGCGACGCGGGCGTGCGGCCGGAATTCGCCGCGCGCCTGTCGGGCTCCGGCGACCTGTTCGACCGGCGCGCGCGGCGGCCGTGGGCCAGCGTGAACTATGTCGCCAGCCACGACGGCCAGACGCTGACCGACATCACCCGCTACGAACAGCGCCACAACGAGGCCAATGGCGAGGACAATCGCGACGGCCATGGCGACAATCTCTCGTGCAACTGGGGTGCCGAGGGGCCGACCAAGGATGCCGAGATCAATTCCGTGCGCGAGCGGGTGCGGCGATCGATGCTCATCACCGTGCTGGCGGCGCTGGGCACACCGATGCTGCTGGCGGGCGATGAATTCGGCCGTACCCAGCAGGGCAACAACAATGCCTATTGCCAGGATAATGAGATCAGCTGGGTCGATTGGGCGCAGGCCGCCAGCAAGGAGGGCGAGAGTCTCTCGGCCTTCGTCCGCCGCCTGATCCTGATCCGCAAACATTACCCGCTCGTGCGATCGAACGCCTATCTCTACGGCGAGGAGATCGCGCCCGGCATCCGCAACATCGACTGGTTCGACGAGCGCGGCGAGCCCCTTTCCGACGACGACTGGCATAACGCCGAGGGCAAGGCGCTGGTGATGCGCCGCGCCCGGCTGACCGAGGATGGCGGGTTCGAGGCGATCACGATGCTGATGAACGGATCGCAGGCCAGCCTGGACTTCGATCTGCCCGCGCCGCACGCCTATCGCCGCCTGCTGGTGGACAGCTCCGACGCGACGATCGGCGAGCGCGACGTGACGGAGAAGACGATCGCGGTGCAGGATCGCACCGCCATCCTGCTCTACGCGCGCGGGTCGATCGAATGA
- the glgB gene encoding 1,4-alpha-glucan branching protein GlgB, whose protein sequence is MTHVDWLPDPFAFLGPHDGLIRTFQPGAEAVSVIGANGEAALEAVSPEGLFAGPFAGSGYTLRVRWPDGNVVEQADPYALSPVLGDLDLHLLREGRHWDLPLRLGANPRTHDGIAGTAFALWAPNARAVSVIGAFVGWNARRLPMRLRHEAGVWELFVPGVGAGEAYKFAVLGADGVWREKADPLARATERPPATASIIAPAPDFSWSDADWMAGRADRQHAGAPISIYELHVSSWRRPWHGGEHDWDQIADQLIPYVVDMGFSHVELMPIMEHPFGGSWGYQPLSQFAPSARYGSAEQFARFVDRCHAAGIGVILDWVPAHFPSDAHGLAWFDGTALYEHHDPREGFHPDWNTLIYNLGRQEVAGMLIASALWWLERFHVDGLRVDAVASMLYRDYSRRAGEWVPNIHGGRENLEAIDFLKRMNAVVAERCPGAVTIAEESTAFPGVTTAVDFDGLGFAFKWNMGWMNDTLRYMEREPAYRRWHHGDMTFGPVYAFSERFILPLSHDEVVHGKHSLIAKMPGDRWQQFANLRAYLAFMWAHPGKKLLFMGGEIAQRAEWNHDGQLDWAALTDGDHLGVQTLVRDLNALYRAEPALHQSDADPRGFAWAVGDDRDNSVLVFRRASPYGAPPLLCAVNLTPVPRHHYRVGVGEAGRWSEIFNSDDTRYGGSGVRHPDSLATQPIPAHGQPQSLEITLPPLATILLRHEGTDA, encoded by the coding sequence ATGACGCATGTGGATTGGCTGCCCGACCCGTTCGCGTTCCTCGGCCCGCACGACGGGCTGATCCGCACGTTCCAGCCGGGCGCCGAAGCGGTTTCGGTGATCGGCGCGAATGGCGAAGCGGCGCTGGAGGCCGTGTCGCCAGAGGGCCTGTTCGCGGGGCCGTTCGCGGGCAGCGGATATACGCTCAGGGTGCGCTGGCCTGACGGCAATGTCGTCGAGCAGGCCGATCCCTATGCGCTCAGCCCCGTGCTCGGCGATCTGGACCTGCATCTTTTGCGCGAAGGGCGGCATTGGGATCTGCCGTTGCGGCTGGGCGCCAATCCACGGACGCATGACGGCATCGCCGGCACCGCTTTCGCCTTGTGGGCGCCCAACGCCCGCGCGGTGAGCGTGATCGGGGCGTTCGTCGGCTGGAACGCGCGCCGCCTGCCGATGCGGCTGCGGCACGAAGCGGGTGTGTGGGAGCTGTTCGTGCCCGGCGTCGGCGCGGGCGAAGCCTATAAGTTCGCGGTGCTGGGCGCCGACGGCGTGTGGCGCGAAAAGGCCGATCCGCTCGCCCGCGCCACCGAACGCCCGCCCGCCACCGCCTCGATCATCGCCCCCGCACCCGATTTCAGCTGGAGCGATGCCGACTGGATGGCCGGCCGCGCCGATCGCCAGCACGCCGGCGCGCCCATCTCCATCTACGAGCTGCACGTCTCCTCCTGGCGGCGGCCCTGGCATGGCGGCGAGCATGATTGGGACCAGATCGCCGACCAGCTGATCCCCTATGTCGTCGATATGGGCTTCAGCCATGTCGAGCTGATGCCGATCATGGAGCATCCGTTCGGCGGATCGTGGGGCTATCAGCCACTGTCGCAATTCGCGCCCTCCGCGCGCTACGGCAGCGCGGAGCAGTTCGCTCGCTTCGTCGATCGCTGCCATGCGGCCGGCATCGGCGTGATCCTCGATTGGGTGCCCGCGCATTTTCCGTCCGACGCGCACGGCCTCGCCTGGTTCGACGGCACCGCCCTCTATGAACATCACGATCCGCGCGAGGGCTTCCATCCCGACTGGAACACCCTGATCTACAATCTCGGCCGGCAGGAAGTGGCGGGGATGCTGATCGCCTCCGCATTGTGGTGGCTGGAGCGGTTCCATGTCGATGGTCTGCGGGTCGATGCCGTGGCGTCGATGCTCTACCGCGATTACAGCCGGCGCGCGGGTGAGTGGGTGCCGAACATCCACGGCGGGCGCGAGAATCTGGAGGCGATCGACTTCCTCAAGCGCATGAACGCGGTGGTCGCCGAACGCTGCCCCGGCGCCGTCACCATCGCCGAGGAATCGACCGCCTTCCCCGGCGTCACCACGGCGGTCGATTTCGATGGCCTCGGCTTCGCGTTCAAATGGAACATGGGCTGGATGAACGACACGCTCCGCTACATGGAGCGCGAGCCCGCCTATCGCCGCTGGCACCATGGCGACATGACCTTCGGCCCGGTCTACGCTTTCTCCGAACGCTTCATCCTGCCGCTCAGCCATGACGAAGTGGTCCACGGCAAGCATTCGTTGATCGCCAAGATGCCCGGCGACCGCTGGCAGCAATTCGCCAATCTGCGCGCCTATCTGGCCTTCATGTGGGCGCATCCCGGCAAGAAACTGCTGTTCATGGGCGGCGAGATCGCGCAGCGCGCCGAGTGGAATCATGATGGTCAGCTCGACTGGGCGGCGCTGACGGACGGCGACCATCTGGGCGTGCAGACGCTCGTGCGCGACCTCAACGCGCTCTACCGCGCCGAGCCCGCGCTCCATCAGAGCGACGCCGATCCGCGCGGCTTCGCCTGGGCGGTGGGCGACGATCGCGACAATAGCGTCCTCGTCTTCCGCCGCGCCTCGCCCTATGGCGCGCCGCCCCTGCTGTGCGCGGTCAATCTGACGCCGGTGCCGCGCCATCACTATCGCGTCGGCGTGGGCGAGGCGGGGCGCTGGTCCGAAATCTTCAATTCGGACGACACGCGCTACGGCGGCAGCGGCGTCCGCCATCCCGACAGCCTCGCCACCCAGCCCATACCGGCGCATGGCCAGCCGCAATCGCTGGAGATCACCTTGCCGCCGCTCGCCACCATCCTCCTGCGCCACGAAGGAACCGACGCTTGA
- the glgC gene encoding glucose-1-phosphate adenylyltransferase: MPPSATLRGLVTRHAMAIVLAGGRGSRLMELTDIRAKPAVYFGGKTRIVDFALSNALNSGIPRIGVATQYKAHSLIRHLQHGWSFFRPERNESFDILPASQRVSEDNWYLGTADAVYQNLDIIESYGPKYILILAGDHIYKQDYGVMLEEHCDTGASVTVGCVEVPRLEASAFGVMHVDENDRIIDFLEKPADPPAMPGHPESALASMGIYVFETSFLAEVLREDAADPTSSHDFGKDIVPKLVRDGNARAHHLSKSALRSASHAEPYWRDVGTLDAYFAANIDLTNTVPELDLYDREWPIWTYSEMTAPAKFVHDEDGRRGEAISSLVSGDCIVSGAALRHSLLFTGVRVNSFSAIENAVLMPRVHIGRSVRLKNVIVDRGVEIPSGLVVGEDPVEDARRFRRTENGVCLITAKMIEALKS, translated from the coding sequence ATGCCCCCCAGTGCGACGTTGCGCGGCCTTGTCACCCGCCATGCGATGGCCATCGTTCTGGCGGGCGGCAGAGGCAGTCGGCTCATGGAATTGACCGACATCCGGGCCAAACCGGCGGTCTATTTCGGCGGCAAGACCCGCATCGTGGACTTCGCACTGTCCAACGCGCTCAACTCGGGCATCCCGCGCATCGGCGTGGCGACGCAGTACAAGGCGCACAGCCTGATCCGCCATCTCCAGCACGGCTGGAGCTTCTTCCGGCCGGAGCGCAACGAGAGCTTCGATATCCTGCCCGCCAGCCAGCGCGTGTCGGAGGACAATTGGTATCTCGGCACCGCCGACGCGGTGTACCAAAACCTCGATATCATCGAGAGTTACGGCCCGAAATACATCCTGATCCTGGCCGGCGACCATATCTACAAGCAGGATTATGGCGTGATGCTGGAGGAGCATTGCGACACCGGCGCCAGCGTGACGGTCGGCTGCGTCGAGGTGCCGAGACTGGAGGCGAGCGCCTTCGGCGTGATGCATGTCGACGAGAATGACCGGATCATCGACTTCCTCGAGAAACCCGCCGATCCGCCCGCCATGCCCGGTCACCCCGAATCCGCGCTGGCCAGCATGGGCATCTACGTCTTCGAGACGAGCTTCCTCGCCGAGGTGCTGCGCGAGGATGCGGCCGACCCGACCAGTTCGCACGATTTCGGCAAGGACATCGTCCCCAAGCTGGTGCGCGACGGCAATGCGCGGGCGCATCACCTGAGCAAATCGGCGCTCCGCTCCGCTTCCCATGCCGAGCCCTATTGGCGCGACGTGGGCACGCTGGATGCCTATTTTGCCGCCAATATCGATCTCACCAACACGGTCCCCGAACTCGATCTCTACGATCGCGAGTGGCCGATCTGGACCTATTCCGAGATGACCGCCCCCGCCAAATTCGTCCATGACGAGGATGGGCGGCGCGGCGAGGCGATCTCCTCGCTCGTGTCGGGCGACTGCATCGTCTCGGGCGCGGCGCTGCGCCATTCGCTGCTGTTCACCGGCGTGAGGGTCAACAGCTTCTCGGCGATCGAGAATGCCGTGCTGATGCCGCGCGTGCATATCGGGCGATCGGTGCGGCTGAAGAACGTCATCGTCGATCGCGGCGTGGAAATCCCGTCGGGGCTTGTCGTCGGGGAGGATCCGGTCGAGGATGCGCGCCGGTTCCGTCGCACCGAAAATGGGGTCTGTCTCATTACCGCGAAGATGATCGAAGCGTTGAAGAGCTGA
- the glgA gene encoding glycogen synthase GlgA — MPFMLLSVASELYPLVKTGGLADVAGALPAALAAEDVAVTTLIPGYPAVLRALEGGAVVHHYDALMGGPSDVLRGRAAGLDLLVLDAPHLFARDGNPYLGPDGQDWPDNPLRFGAFARVAADIAAGRATDLIPDAVQAHDWQAALTAVYLRYDPPGRRPGVVTTIHNLAFQGIFPAYLLGALGLPAEAFALDALEYYGSISFLKGGLVFSDRITTVSPTYATEIMEAEAGMGLDGLLVTRAADLSGILNGLDTGVWDPATDPTLDTPFDARTLDRRAANKAALQRAFGLADEPRAFLLGSVGRLTEQKGMDVLLALLPELAEAGGQFALLGTGDRALEAAFSAVAARYPDRIAARIGYDEALAHRIQAGVDAFAMPSRFEPCGLTQMAALRYGAVPIVARVGGLADTVIDAGPYALAQGVATGFQFPAGSIPAMRAALTNAKALYDGDPVTWARIQRNGMATDVSWASAARHYAALFRQIAA, encoded by the coding sequence ATGCCTTTCATGCTGCTGTCGGTCGCGTCCGAACTCTATCCGCTCGTCAAGACCGGCGGCCTCGCCGACGTCGCCGGTGCGCTTCCCGCCGCTCTGGCGGCGGAGGATGTGGCGGTGACCACGCTGATCCCCGGCTATCCCGCCGTGCTGCGCGCGCTGGAGGGCGGGGCGGTCGTCCACCATTATGACGCGCTGATGGGCGGCCCGTCGGACGTGCTGCGCGGCCGCGCGGCGGGGCTCGACCTGCTCGTGCTGGATGCGCCGCACCTCTTCGCACGCGACGGCAATCCCTATCTCGGGCCGGACGGGCAGGACTGGCCCGACAATCCGCTCCGCTTCGGCGCCTTCGCCCGCGTCGCCGCCGATATCGCGGCGGGCCGCGCGACCGATCTTATTCCCGATGCTGTCCAGGCGCACGACTGGCAGGCGGCCCTCACCGCCGTGTACCTGCGCTACGATCCGCCGGGGCGGCGGCCGGGCGTGGTGACGACGATCCACAATCTCGCCTTCCAGGGCATCTTCCCGGCCTATCTGCTGGGCGCGCTCGGCCTGCCCGCCGAAGCCTTCGCGCTCGACGCGCTAGAATATTATGGCTCGATCAGCTTCCTGAAGGGCGGCTTGGTCTTCTCCGACCGCATCACCACCGTCTCGCCGACCTATGCGACCGAGATCATGGAGGCGGAAGCCGGCATGGGGCTCGACGGCCTGCTGGTGACCCGCGCGGCGGACCTGTCGGGCATCCTCAACGGCCTCGACACGGGCGTCTGGGATCCGGCGACCGATCCCACGCTGGATACCCCCTTTGACGCGAGGACGCTCGACCGGCGCGCCGCGAACAAGGCGGCGCTGCAACGGGCTTTCGGCCTGGCGGATGAGCCGCGCGCCTTCCTGCTCGGCTCGGTCGGCCGGCTGACCGAGCAGAAGGGAATGGACGTGCTGCTCGCGCTGCTGCCCGAGCTGGCGGAGGCGGGCGGCCAGTTCGCCCTGCTCGGCACGGGCGATCGCGCGCTGGAAGCGGCCTTTTCCGCAGTCGCCGCGCGCTATCCCGATCGGATCGCGGCGCGCATCGGCTATGACGAGGCGCTCGCCCATCGCATCCAGGCGGGCGTGGACGCCTTCGCCATGCCCTCGCGCTTCGAGCCCTGCGGCCTCACCCAGATGGCAGCGCTGCGCTATGGCGCGGTGCCGATCGTGGCGCGGGTCGGCGGGCTGGCGGATACGGTGATCGATGCCGGCCCCTATGCGCTGGCGCAGGGCGTGGCGACCGGCTTCCAATTCCCCGCCGGCTCGATCCCGGCGATGCGCGCGGCGCTGACGAACGCCAAGGCGCTCTACGATGGCGACCCGGTCACCTGGGCGCGCATCCAGCGCAATGGCATGGCGACCGACGTATCCTGGGCCAGCGCGGCGCGGCATTATGCCGCGCTGTTTCGTCAGATCGCCGCCTAG
- a CDS encoding DUF2934 domain-containing protein — protein sequence MVDRSTGYPVKPTYLNRLERERIAWMSEDLDQKIRERAYALWEEEGRPAGRHEAHWHEAARDLAPVEAEVAPTAKPVKTSTRRKTAAAPPAEAPAPVAKAPRKPRAAKAKTA from the coding sequence ATGGTGGACCGGTCGACCGGCTATCCCGTCAAACCGACGTATCTCAATCGACTTGAGCGCGAAAGGATTGCGTGGATGTCTGAGGATCTCGATCAAAAAATCCGGGAGCGTGCTTATGCGCTATGGGAGGAAGAGGGGCGGCCGGCCGGGCGACATGAGGCGCACTGGCATGAGGCGGCGCGAGACCTCGCGCCCGTGGAGGCAGAGGTAGCGCCGACGGCCAAGCCCGTGAAGACCTCGACCAGGCGCAAGACAGCGGCGGCACCTCCCGCCGAGGCACCCGCACCCGTCGCCAAGGCGCCGCGCAAGCCGCGTGCGGCGAAGGCGAAGACCGCCTAG
- the proC gene encoding pyrroline-5-carboxylate reductase, with product MSFALEGPVWLVGAGNMGGAMLSRWLAAGLDPREVTVIRRSGAAMGEGITVLTAPPPDGPVPAMVMLAVKPQMLDQVAPLLAPMIGPETLLVSILAGVETASLRARFPAAGPVLRAMPNTPVALGKGVVALHGDGLDARTRAIAEALMAPLGLVEWVDEGLFDQVTALAGSGPAFLFRFIDSLAKAGTAAGLPADQSARLALATVEGAGLLAAGAGESPGALADRVASPGGSTRKGLDVLDADGALDRLIEEMLAAAVASNREMAAAAR from the coding sequence ATGAGCTTCGCGCTCGAAGGCCCCGTGTGGCTGGTGGGCGCGGGCAATATGGGCGGGGCGATGCTGTCGCGCTGGCTGGCCGCCGGGCTCGATCCGCGCGAGGTGACCGTGATCCGCAGGAGCGGCGCCGCGATGGGCGAGGGGATCACCGTCCTCACCGCGCCGCCGCCCGATGGCCCGGTACCGGCGATGGTGATGCTGGCGGTAAAGCCGCAGATGCTCGATCAGGTCGCCCCGCTGCTGGCGCCGATGATCGGGCCGGAGACATTGCTGGTATCGATCCTCGCCGGTGTCGAGACCGCTTCGCTGCGCGCGCGTTTCCCCGCCGCCGGCCCGGTGCTGCGCGCCATGCCCAACACCCCCGTCGCGCTCGGCAAGGGCGTGGTGGCGCTGCACGGCGACGGGCTGGACGCCAGGACCCGCGCGATCGCCGAGGCGCTGATGGCGCCGCTCGGGCTGGTCGAATGGGTCGACGAGGGGCTGTTCGATCAGGTGACGGCGCTGGCCGGTTCCGGCCCCGCCTTCCTCTTCCGCTTCATCGATTCGCTGGCGAAAGCCGGCACCGCCGCCGGCCTCCCCGCCGACCAGTCGGCCCGGCTGGCGCTGGCGACGGTGGAGGGGGCCGGGCTGCTCGCGGCCGGCGCGGGCGAATCCCCCGGCGCGCTGGCCGATCGGGTGGCGAGCCCCGGCGGCAGCACCCGCAAGGGCCTCGACGTGCTGGACGCCGATGGCGCGCTCGATCGGCTGATCGAAGAGATGCTGGCTGCCGCCGTCGCCAGCAATCGCGAGATGGCGGCGGCGGCGCGATAG
- a CDS encoding YbjN domain-containing protein encodes MLDEESGGREAGAAIDMLEQHFEAHGWTHERIADEEIVANFQGSWTQYELRAIWRDEDDVLQFLALPDVRVAADKRAAIYEAIGLINEQLWIGHFELWSSSGMIVFRHAALLDGRDEGVLTIEQAETLIEAAIDECERFYPVFQFVLWGDKSPQEAIAAALIETQGEA; translated from the coding sequence ATGCTGGACGAAGAGAGCGGCGGGCGAGAGGCCGGCGCGGCGATCGATATGCTGGAACAGCATTTCGAGGCACATGGCTGGACGCACGAGCGGATCGCCGACGAGGAGATCGTCGCCAATTTCCAGGGCAGCTGGACGCAATATGAGCTGCGCGCGATCTGGCGCGACGAGGATGACGTCCTCCAGTTCCTGGCGCTGCCCGACGTGCGGGTCGCCGCCGACAAGCGCGCCGCCATCTACGAGGCGATCGGCCTTATCAACGAACAGCTCTGGATCGGCCATTTCGAGCTGTGGTCGTCGAGCGGGATGATCGTGTTCCGCCACGCCGCGCTGCTGGACGGGCGCGACGAGGGCGTGCTGACGATCGAACAGGCCGAGACATTGATCGAAGCCGCGATCGACGAATGCGAGCGTTTCTACCCCGTCTTCCAGTTCGTCCTGTGGGGCGACAAGAGCCCGCAGGAGGCGATCGCCGCCGCCCTGATCGAGACGCAGGGCGAGGCATGA
- a CDS encoding accessory factor UbiK family protein: MQTENRLFDDMVKMFNGVAGTVAGMGREAEAGARDKAREWIGGLDFVSRDEFEAVKAMAAAARDENEALKARLDALEGKAKANASEATSAPTADNPGPSA, from the coding sequence ATGCAGACCGAAAACCGCCTGTTCGACGACATGGTGAAGATGTTCAACGGCGTCGCCGGTACGGTGGCGGGCATGGGCCGCGAGGCCGAGGCCGGCGCGCGCGACAAGGCGCGCGAGTGGATCGGCGGGCTCGATTTCGTCAGCCGTGACGAATTCGAGGCGGTCAAGGCGATGGCCGCCGCCGCGCGCGACGAGAATGAGGCGCTGAAGGCGCGGCTCGACGCGCTGGAGGGCAAGGCCAAGGCGAACGCCAGCGAGGCGACGTCGGCCCCGACGGCGGACAATCCGGGGCCGTCCGCCTGA